From the genome of Platichthys flesus chromosome 10, fPlaFle2.1, whole genome shotgun sequence:
CAGAGAAGCAAAAGTGGAAATGGGGGTCGGACATAGCAAATTACTATAATGGAGCCACTCAGCCCAgagaccctgtgtgtgtgtcagggagacGGCCAGAGTGCAGTTTCATCACTATGCATTACTGTCTAGCTGAGGAGAAACCATAATTACACTCTCCTCTGGGGGCTTGTCTCCATTAAGGTTTGCAACGAGGCCGTTACtgtgtttgccttttttttctggCCTTGTCATGCACGCACCACAGACAGGAAATGGATGAGGAGGATAATGGACGCATACTTAATGGACCCTCCTGCTGCTGATTGCACTGTGTTTACTCCTGGACTTGACATGTCAACGTCCCCTTTGTCTCCATCACCGCTGAAAGCACAACAAACCCATGTTTTCTGGGAATACCGTCTGAAAGTCAGGACTGTACGACATTATCCTCCTCTGAAGTGTTTTAGAGCAGTAAcagtatatttaaatgtttttttaaactgcttgGTGTTATGGACATgtcaatatttatttgtataaggAGGATGAATAATTTCTGATACCTGTTGCCCAGTCATATGATCGCCTGTGCTTGTGGAATCACACTTAACCCTCTTGACAATTCATCAACAGCCTTGTCTTGAAAATGTtccaatttttattttaacttacAACACTGTCATcagaacaaaaatatttatgtaCATAAATAggcaaatgaaaatgtacagtCTTACACAAAAAAAGCCCAGTCTGTCTGAGTAATAGGCATAACAGCTTTTTATCTCATGTGCATTATTGGTTAATgggaaacaaaatgttttaGCAGTCCATACatgaaagtgaaataataataataaagaaaatctaTTCAAAACCCAGCTGCTCTTGTGTCAGACTGATACCGACCCGGGAAGAGTTCCCACAATGTGAACTGCAAGTACTGGCGTCCCAACAGTTAACCTCCTCGGTCGATGGGAAGCTAAAGAAGCCCCGCACTGTCTCTATCATTTATTTGACCTAAAATTATTTCTTCAAGGGACCTGACATTTTACGTAGACCCTTTATCCTGTAGAGCAGGCCGTTGATAAATTCCTGTGAAGAGGacacagaaaatatatttctttagtTCAGttgaatgattatttttatttcatataagTCGTGCATGTTTCTGGTCTCACCTCTTTTGGCTTCCCGCATTCCTGCAACAGCtcctaacaaaaaaaaaagaacaagctcacacacacaacgctgGACAGGGGATTCCAGCAAGGGTCAAGGGTTACGCTATTACCCCACATAGTGAATAGTCGGGTGTTCGCCCAAGTGTCactgaaaacttttttttcaaattgtattattgATAGAGAGTGACTAGTTAATAAAAGCAAGACTACTGACAAGACGGTGGCAAATCAGATTTTAGCTAGGGCATCTGCCCCCTTGGCCCCAGCCCTGGATTCGCCCCTGGACTTTGTCAGTTGTTTGCTGGACTTTGCCAGTTCCATTAAGTAGCCTCGGTAgtaaataactgaatatataaatatgttagGTCAACTTGCCCTCACACAGTCTTACCTGCAGCCGGGTTCTCTGGCCTTCATCTGTCAGCTCCAGGAGCTCATCTATGTCGATCTCTAACTCCgggatctcctcctcctgtgagaGCAGAGGTAAATATAAGAGAGAAATAAGTTCAACAGAATATTCCTCAATAATCCTCTTTAACTTTAATGTTCATGCCTGCCTTTATGAATGCGTCAAAAGCTCTTGCAAATTAGGCTGTATTAAGTGGGCCTCTTGGCATCCATTCACCCATGGTGGTAAGACCTACTGAGCAGAGTCActgagaaggaaaagaaagtgaaagaagcGATC
Proteins encoded in this window:
- the ppp1r14d gene encoding protein phosphatase 1 regulatory subunit 14B, with translation MASEASAQSRVMFQAKDKTEEPAHRKLGKLTVKYNRKDLQRRLDIEEWIDGQLHLLFDCEEEEIPELEIDIDELLELTDEGQRTRLQELLQECGKPKEEFINGLLYRIKGLRKMSGPLKK